The following is a genomic window from Rhododendron vialii isolate Sample 1 chromosome 9a, ASM3025357v1.
TTTGGCTGTTTTGGAGCCATAACCTGCTTCaataacacaccaaaactctCTAATTAAAAACTCATGTCAACTAAAGAGAAACACAACAGCACAAGCAATCAGCTACAGGATCTACATGCATTCATCTGGGTATATTCCCAAAAGTGAAGTGTTGCGTTTATGTCGAATGAAAATGCTCATATGTTCTCTTTTCCTGAGCTAGtttgttctcttcttttttcttttttttttgggacaaacaacaatttcatttcaaagcccGGAGGCATTACAAAGATTCCATCACAAGATACAGGAACAAACCAAATCTAGCAAAATCAAGACGCGCATATGAACTAGCAAGCTCTACAACGCATGCTGCGACAGCAGACAAACCACAATGGTGGGTTAGGTCCAGTCAAAGATTTGGTAGTAGAGGATCCCTAAGGGAAACTCAGCTCAATCCATAGGAAGAAGCACAGATGAAATCATCGACAGAGATTGCTAGTTTGTTCTTTAATAAAAAGAATTCTGCACCAAAAGTTGGACTACAGAGACTGCTATAACTATCGTAAACCAAATGGGTTTTCAAAAGATTGATTTTTCAGCAACGTATACACAATTATCACGTTGAAATGAACTAGAAATTGAGCTTTATGGCACAATTTTCCAGTTAAAATGAACTAGAAATTCGGCCTATGAAGACCGCATAAAATCTTTCGAATGCAACAAATATGGCCAAAGATGAAAAGATTCACAGCTGAATGAGTACCTTCTGCAGTGGGTTTGATCTGCTCCGATAAGAGGCGGGTGACAAAGAATACTAGGGTTTTGTAGGGTATGCTTCCTTTTATACGTCGCGATCGTTGGAGTCGATGGAGATAATGACAAAAGATTGAGGGTACTTTCGGAATTTCCCCCGTGAAAGCTAAATTTCACTTTTATGCCCTCAACTATTTAATTTTATTCTAACTCGTCCCCAATCTGTCAATTAAACCAAGCTAAGTCCCTAAAATTTTTCATATCGATATCATTTTGTCTTAAGGGGCCTGGTCTATGGAAGCACGGCGTCCTTGATTGGTAAAGCATGATAGAGTGTTAATGAGGGCGGTCTTTGATGTACCGCTTTCAAGCTCAAGTCATTCTACAGTTGGTGGTTGGTAATAGAGTCATGACGATTGACGAGACTGGTCTTAATCTGCTCAAGTTGTTCTACAATCAATAGTCGTAAACTCAAGTTGCAAGTTTCGCTTTTATCAAATCAAGATCCCCGTCTATCTTTTGTTCTTGCAAGTTGCAAACTCAATTATTAGACAACAAACTTCATTCTCTAAAGCATCCATTCTCAAGCTCATACTCATGCGTTAGGTAGGCAATTCCTTCCTCCTTTTTCGATTTtgacttcttccttttttcccaTCTTTCTCTTTCACTTTTTCCCAATGTTCAATTTTAAACAAGTACCAACGATTTTGCTAATCACAATTTTAATGCACATTTTACAGATATTAATATAGTAATCTTTTCGAACATTGATGCACTTTTTACATATAGAGAGGTGGCTAGCATTTtttcatgataaaaaaaaaatcatgtttttagaGAACTAATGTAATTAACTGTAATGAAAATATAagaaaagtttcttttttaCCTAATATCATCTCCATACATATACACGTTGTATAAGAAGTATGAACCTCATAGCtggtgacaatttttttctttttcagaaaaGCTATGAGGacctttttttttcactaatcACCGAATCAAATAATCGATTGATGGGTATAAGCCTCAATGTCAACCCCAGTAAAAAATAGTGATTGTTGATCAATGAATAGACTGGGAATCAAGGATTAAACTGACGTGGATTAGCAAAGTTTAAATACTTTGTAGGTTTAATTGATAGATTAACGATGAAATAGAAGGAAAATTGGCTAGTTGAGGAATAAATTTTGCTAACCCAATGATTTTCTAACGTCTGTTTTCTGTTGCCTTTTACTGGAAGACGAAGCGAGCTTCGCATAACTGTTGAGAGTATATTCGGATTCTGAGTTGGCAAAATCTCAAGAAATGACAAATTGCACATTGGTTTGGAAAATTTCTCGGTTGGTTGAGTTGACTAGCAGATAGTCCCTCAAATTCAAcctggttctctctctctctctctctctctctccaatctcttTCTAATTTTCTTGCCTGACTTCCAACTCAGCACTACCTCATACATTTTCTGTATCCGGAAAACAGTGACCCAGAATTCACTATCTGGATCGGTTCTGTTCACACACAAAAACTATCCCAGAAGATTGAAGATCCATTTCTCCTCTGGTGTTTGGGTTTCCTCAGTTCCTCTGATCAAAAGAGAATTCTGGTACTTGGGTTTcagttctttcatttttttcgctGTCAATTTGAGCAATCACTTGCTGAGATCATTAAAAGGTTTTTCATTGGGATTAGTTAAACCCCTAATGATTGAAACTCCATTTGTTTTACAAATGCTATAGTACAATTCATACAATCACCTCTTTGTCTTTTCCATGTAAATCAGTCTTGATGATATTGCTGTTGTTGTTTGATCCATAACCCAGTTTATAGATGCTGGGTATTCTCATTTGATACTTCCTCAGTGAATCACACTGTAGTGTTTTCTGATATAGATTTGAATTGATGAAATTGCTGTGATATTCTTCTTAACTGAATCGATTCGACACTTGGGTTACTTGaattttacattttctttcGATATCATTCTCCCAATTCTAATCCAAGTATACTAAGGAGTTTCCCATATCATCAACAACCTTCTGTAGTTATAGGTAACCATTTTGTTGATATCCCATCATAGTTTAGATCACTTTTTTGCACCCATCTCAATCTTTGTAATAGTCAAATACTCAACTCTGCCACTTACTTGAACAATGTCAATCGTCTGCGGTCTCCCACTCCTTGAGTGTGTTTACTGTTTGGCATGCGCCCGATGGGCTTGGAAACGGTGTCTCCACACTGCTGGACATGACAGTGAGACCTGGGGCCTGTCGACTGCTCAAGAATTCGAACCAGTTCCACGAATCTGCCGATACATTCTGGCAGTTTATGAAGATGATCTCAGGCATCCACTTTGGGAACCCGAAGGTGGGTATGGAATTAACCCAGATTGTTTAGTTTTGAAAAGAACTTATGAAGATACCCACGCACAGGCCCCTCCTTATTTATTGTATCTTGATCATGATCATGCCGATATAGTACTTGCTATTCGGGGCCTTAATATGGCAAAGGAGAGTGATTATGCAGTTTTACTTGATAATAAGTTGGGCCAAAGGAAGTTCGACGGGGGGTATGTACACAATGGGCTGTTGAAAGCAGCCGCATGGGTTTTGGATAAGGAATGTGACACTTTGAAGGAATTAGTGGAGAAATATCCAAATTACACTTTGACTTTCGCTGGCCATTCACTTGGGTCAGGTGTGGCAGCATTGTTGACGATGGTGGTGGTGCAGAATCGCGATAGACTGGGGCATATTGACAGGAAGAGGGTCAGGTGCTTTGCTATTGCCCCCGCCAGATGTATGTCACTAAATTTGGCGGTCAGATACGCTGATGTTATCAACTCAATTGTGCTTCAGGCAAGTTGTTACTATCTtttgttggtttggtttaaTCAACATAGATAATGACTATGACGGAAGAGCATTTCGTTAAGGCAAGAAAACAACTTGATTATTGATGCACTTTGATGAAGTTTTAGATGCATTCTATTTGATGTTTCATAGAGATCATTTTGGGTTTGGCTTGTTGtgtctttttttggtttcttggtGATTTGGGTTTAATACCTTGTCCCCCAAAACAAGGTATTTCTTCTCTTGGTAATTGCATTCATACCATTGGAAAAGTGTTTATCTTGTCCATGTTCCAACACTCCAATTGGCAAACTATCCAGTTCGCAGCTCAACAGCCAAAAAGTCTCCATTATTTGGTCTAATGCTCATGCCCTTTTTTCTTGCTTCTAGTTGgcaaattttgaacttttggtAGGAAGGTTGTGAATGGTTTTTCAGATCTTTGGTTCtcatgtatttttcttgtttagtCACTTGAGACAGATGGACAACAAATCGAGTAGTCATTTTGCCAGTGCTCCATGAAAACATACGCTTACAATCTCACAAAGTTACGTCTATAGTGAACACACTAGTGCTTCAGTTTGCTTTTTTGTCAGGCTTAACCATACTGTTCTCAGAGTTTGCATAGTAAGCTTGCTTTCTCTTCTATTGCTATTTGATTTTCCCTATTAAACACTTTTATAGCCTGTGGAAAATGTGGAGTACTGCATTATCCTTTTTCCTGAACTCATGCTTGGGCTAACAAATTGGTAGGTCACTTCAAGTTGCTAAGTTTAATTTCTTTCTACGTTTGACCTACTTGTTTAGCAGCCTTGCAATACAATTATACAAAGTTGCAGAAACATTTTGCTTTACTATTCCCTGTATTGTTAGGCTTGGAACAAATTTATTGCATTTTTCGCTGTTTGTGCGTATAATGTTTAGTTAAGGAGTAACAGAGTTCCTTTATTGATACAGGATGACTTCTTGCCCCGAACAGCCACCCCCTTGGAGGACATTTTCAAGTCACTTTTCTGGTAAATATTGGGACTCATCCCTTCCAAAGTGACTCTGTCTGTGTTATCAAATTCTTTAAAGTCTACGAATCCATCACAGCACAAGAGATTTCTCATCATGTTACTGTAACCTGAATCTGTTTTTCTCCTCCTCGTCCTTCTATCATTGAGAAAGCCCTTCTTCCCAAACAGAAGATGCACATTGAATTGaatgcttatccaaaaaaaatagatgcACATTGAATACTCATTTAACTCTACAACACTTAGTATTTGCCCTCTAAACAAGGGAGGTTTGTTGAACGAGGGAATACAATTGTTTCAGCGAAGGCCTGCATATCTGCCAAAGTGGCTTGTGTCTGCCCGTTTTGGCTTCCCAGCGTGAACTAATTTGCTTATGAGTTGATAAATGATCTAatatttgcttcttttctttgtgTGTATTTTAATTTGTTGACGAGTTGCCCCCCTTTCCCCTCTCTCGTGCAGTTTGCCATGCATATTATGCCTAAGGTGCATGAGGGACACTTGCATACCAGAACAAAAGATGCTCAGAGATCCAAGGAGGCTTTATGCACCGGGTCGCCTCTACCACATTGTTGAGAGAAAGCCTTTCAGGTACTTCTAGATGCATGGTTTCCCTACAAGCGTCAATCTGTAGAAACACTAGCTATGTCCGAGTACGCAGATTGATGCTTTCTTGGATTTTGGCATTTTGAACACTAAGCCAAACTCTTGAGTTTAAAATAATGGTGGTAGTTTTCTGACATGACAGAGAAGTATCGTTGATTAGACCATTTATGAACGTGCCTTTCCTCATGCAGATGTGGAAGGTTTCCTCCAGTTGTGAGAACAGCAGTGCCCGTGGATGGGAGATTTGAGCACATAGTTCTGTCCTGTAATGCCACTTCCGACCATGCCATCGTTTGGATTGAGAGAGAAGCCCAAAGGGCACTCAATGTAAGTTGTCTATTTCCCATTCTTATCTGACATAGTaatctatgttacatggactcttcaAAACAATTCGAGCTTTGATCCTCGCACAGGGGTGGGGGATATGTGTGAGATGCATTCTGTTATGCAATTGGATTTAGCATCATCACTGCAGGAATATTTTGTTGcgcattttattttaaatctaTAAATTTCTCTTTCGACTCCCATATTCCTAATATCTTTTACCACATTTTACATCCCTTCGATTAAAGAGTCAACTAGTCCCACCCCTAGATGAACACACGTGCAAAAGTCCATATACTACAGGCAGCAATTAATGAGTGATGTTTTCAGTTAATGCTAGAGAATGATTCTATTATGGAGATTCCAGTGAAGCAAAAGATGGAGCGGCAGGAGAGTTTAGTCAAAGAACACACTGAAGAGTACAAGGCTGCAATGCAGAGGGCTGTTACATTGTCTGTGCCCCACGCGTATTCGCCTTCTCCATATGGAACTTTCGACGAACATGAGGAAGGAGAACAATCCGACAAATCAAGTTCGACAGGATCGTCAAAGAGAAGCACGAAGAAAGGGGAAAGCTGGGGTGAACTGATTGAGCGTCTTTTTGACAGGGATGAATCTGGTCATATGGTGCTGAAGAAATCGCCTAGAGCAGATTGATGTTTGTAATTTGAGAACTGCTGTACAAGAGTTTTGAGTAGGTGATGAACAACATTCATTGATTCCTTGCagttttgttcttcttcttcttcagtcAGAATTATTGCTTAATAGATTGTCAACAAACTTTTTGAGAATTATGGTGTACAGAAATATTTTAGTTGAGCCAGGAAGAAACACAGGCCTCCAGGTCGTCTATCTCATCTTATTGTTTGTCTGATGCCCTTTTATTGTCACATTGTTGAACAATGTGCAAGAAGGGGATGAAGGATAAACATTTTGCATGCCGAAAAAACATTTTGACGATGTAGAAGTTGGATTCTCTTGTCTCATGATGTTAGTTCCTTCTGAGAGTTCCTACTTTTAGGGAGACACAAGTAATTGCATTCAGCCATAGGTGAGAGAGCATTCAAAAAGCTAAATGGTTCATACtaataatctttcaaaaaagaaagggacatccgaaaaaggaaaagatggaCCAACAATTTTTGGATTACCACAAAGAACTTGTAAGGAGCACCAAATATTATTATCTCTACTAAGAATGTAAGAATGTAGCAATTGACCTACACCCATTTACGCATGTGGTCCAGTGACAAAATTCTCTCGTACAATTCTGtgccttgaattttttttgtaaaggaAAGAACATGTATCATCATAACAAGAAACTAAGAAAGCACAGCCATCAGTTCAGATGCTTTAAGAACAACATACTGCGAACCATCAATTCCTTTGAAGTCATTCcctgaaaattttgaatatagTACTGTGTCTCCTGGAGAAACTGGTAACGGCTGCCTATCACCTTTACCATCCAGACAACCAGGCCCTACGGCAATCACCTGTTATCAAAGAGAGAcagattttcaaataaaaattcaccCCAACACAGGCTTTTGAAATTACAAAATTGAAGAAGTTTCACCCACTACAAAAGCTTCTGAATGcacaaaatctaaaaagtaaaaaatagcaTCAGGGAGGATCGATCCATTGTTGTCCTTCCTGCTACTACGGTGTCAAGTGATCGTGTTGAGGTTCAGGAGggacttgaataaaaactaaatTTTGAGTCGATGGAGTAACTCCACTCCTCTAGGGACCTTAAGTGTAATTTAGGTCGCCAATATTCACCTCCCTGTTTACACAGATTCTTCTAAATACATGCAAAGTTTTATTAAGAGACTGCACTCTACCTAGTTCCAGATAAAGTAGGGAAATCAAGACCGCAAGAGAGCTATTTCATCTAAGATATTGGACATTTGGAAAAGGCAGAAGTAAACAGCTTTATTTAGATGAATATATTACTTACTGTGGCAGTAGAAGGTTTCATCTCCTTGGCTGCCGAAGTTAGATACAAGCCTCCAGCAGTTTTTTCCTCGGCCTTAGCGACCTAGTTTTGGAATTTAGAACAAGACAGTCATACCTTCACAACGTTCATAACATAAAGCGAAATATAAGAGCAATTTTACATAAATACAAGTTACTAAGAGAAAAGAAACATCTGGAAACCCTGTTTTCAGAAAGACACGGAGGTATGCTTCTATTTGGGGCTTGCAGTCATCAACACCACCATGGAAAAAAACAATCAACTTCAGACTTTCAAAATAATGCGGATCATTTCAGTGTGTATTATTGTTACAGGAGAAACAGTTCCAGCTCTCCTGAGCTTAAAAACCTGAAGATAATACTGGGACATGCCGCCCACCACAACCAAGACAGAGGCTCCTTTAAAATTTGACGAAACAATTATACTGTTTAATTCTCTATGAAAAAAAGGCAGATGATAATGACAAGAAATCAATTGATAAG
Proteins encoded in this region:
- the LOC131300239 gene encoding uncharacterized protein LOC131300239; protein product: MSIVCGLPLLECVYCLACARWAWKRCLHTAGHDSETWGLSTAQEFEPVPRICRYILAVYEDDLRHPLWEPEGGYGINPDCLVLKRTYEDTHAQAPPYLLYLDHDHADIVLAIRGLNMAKESDYAVLLDNKLGQRKFDGGYVHNGLLKAAAWVLDKECDTLKELVEKYPNYTLTFAGHSLGSGVAALLTMVVVQNRDRLGHIDRKRVRCFAIAPARCMSLNLAVRYADVINSIVLQDDFLPRTATPLEDIFKSLFCLPCILCLRCMRDTCIPEQKMLRDPRRLYAPGRLYHIVERKPFRCGRFPPVVRTAVPVDGRFEHIVLSCNATSDHAIVWIEREAQRALNLMLENDSIMEIPVKQKMERQESLVKEHTEEYKAAMQRAVTLSVPHAYSPSPYGTFDEHEEGEQSDKSSSTGSSKRSTKKGESWGELIERLFDRDESGHMVLKKSPRAD